In Methylococcus geothermalis, one genomic interval encodes:
- a CDS encoding ParA family protein: MKIIAVISQKGGAGKTTLAINLAVAAALAGSGGVTLVDLDPQASASVWGDNRESSMPRVEAAQANRLQQCLDRARADGGGFTVIDTAPHSETAALAAARFADLILIPCRPAVLDLHAIGTTIDLARLAGTPARWC, translated from the coding sequence ATGAAAATCATCGCAGTGATTTCGCAGAAAGGCGGAGCCGGCAAGACCACGCTGGCCATCAACCTGGCCGTTGCGGCGGCGCTGGCGGGAAGCGGCGGCGTCACGCTGGTCGATCTGGACCCCCAGGCCAGCGCCAGCGTCTGGGGCGACAACCGGGAGTCTTCCATGCCGCGGGTCGAGGCCGCCCAGGCGAACCGCCTGCAGCAATGCCTGGACCGAGCCCGTGCCGACGGCGGGGGGTTCACGGTGATCGACACGGCGCCGCATTCGGAGACCGCAGCGCTGGCCGCGGCGCGCTTCGCCGATCTGATCCTCATTCCCTGCCGGCCCGCGGTGCTCGATCTGCATGCGATCGGCACCACGATCGACCTCGCCCGGCTGGCCGGGACGCCCGCGCGGTGGTGCTGA
- a CDS encoding protein-methionine-sulfoxide reductase heme-binding subunit MsrQ translates to MFLAALIPLAKLSTGAVLGTLGANPIEKIIRTTGYWTLSFLLITLAVTPLRILLRQPWLVRLRRMLGLFAFFYGTLHFTGYLVLDQFFDWPAILKDIAKRPFITVGFPSFVLLIPLAVTSTDAMMRRLGGKRWQRLHRLVYVSAAGGVIHYLWLVKKDISDPLRFATLLTVLLGFRAIVLLRRRVRAVSAA, encoded by the coding sequence GTGTTTCTCGCGGCCCTGATTCCTTTGGCCAAGCTGTCCACCGGCGCCGTGCTCGGCACGCTGGGAGCAAATCCCATCGAAAAGATCATCCGGACGACGGGCTACTGGACCTTGAGCTTTTTGCTCATCACCCTCGCTGTCACGCCGTTGCGCATCCTCCTGCGGCAGCCTTGGCTGGTACGTCTGCGGAGGATGCTGGGCCTGTTCGCGTTCTTCTACGGCACGCTGCATTTCACCGGCTACCTGGTGCTGGACCAGTTCTTCGACTGGCCGGCGATACTGAAGGACATCGCGAAACGGCCGTTCATCACCGTCGGATTTCCGTCCTTCGTACTGCTGATTCCGCTGGCGGTCACGTCGACCGATGCGATGATGCGCCGGCTCGGCGGCAAGCGCTGGCAGCGCCTGCACCGGCTGGTCTACGTCTCGGCCGCCGGCGGGGTGATCCACTACCTGTGGCTGGTGAAGAAGGACATCTCCGACCCCCTGAGGTTCGCAACCTTGCTCACCGTGCTGCTCGGATTCAGAGCGATCGTTCTGCTGCGCCGTCGCGTCCGCGCGGTCTCGGCGGCTTGA
- the msrP gene encoding protein-methionine-sulfoxide reductase catalytic subunit MsrP, which translates to MRTTCSPPIAPSEITPRDRYYDRRRFMQTAAGAATAALLPRWVGAGEKLPGVRKSGYVLPDALTSLEDVTHYNNFYEFGTDKESPSRTAGSLKTRPWTVAVEGDVQKPKVFDIDELLKVAPLEERIYRLRCVEGWSMVVPWVGFPLAELIKRVEPTGNAKFVEFITLHDPIQMPGQRSSVLDWPYREALRLDEAMHPLTLLVFGLYGEVLPNQNGAPVRVVVPWKYGFKSAKSIVRIRFVEQQPVSTWTQAVPSEYGFYANVNPEVDHPRWSQAKERRLGEFFKRPTLMFNGYAEQVAHLYAGMDLKTFF; encoded by the coding sequence ATGCGCACTACCTGCTCACCCCCCATCGCCCCTTCCGAAATCACCCCGCGGGACAGGTATTACGACCGCCGCCGGTTCATGCAGACGGCAGCCGGCGCGGCGACGGCCGCCCTCCTGCCCCGCTGGGTCGGCGCGGGCGAGAAACTGCCAGGGGTCCGAAAAAGCGGTTATGTCCTGCCGGATGCGCTGACCTCTCTCGAAGACGTCACCCATTACAACAACTTCTACGAGTTCGGCACCGACAAGGAATCGCCTTCCAGGACCGCGGGCAGCCTCAAGACCCGGCCCTGGACCGTCGCGGTGGAAGGCGACGTGCAAAAACCCAAGGTGTTCGACATCGACGAATTGCTCAAAGTCGCCCCGCTCGAGGAGCGCATCTACCGCCTGCGCTGCGTCGAAGGCTGGTCCATGGTGGTGCCCTGGGTGGGGTTTCCGCTGGCGGAACTCATCAAGCGCGTGGAGCCCACCGGGAACGCCAAGTTCGTCGAGTTCATCACCTTGCACGACCCGATCCAGATGCCCGGCCAGAGGTCATCGGTGCTGGACTGGCCCTACCGGGAGGCATTGCGCCTGGACGAGGCCATGCATCCGCTCACGCTCCTGGTCTTCGGGCTTTACGGCGAAGTGCTGCCGAATCAGAACGGCGCCCCGGTTCGGGTGGTCGTGCCCTGGAAATACGGCTTCAAGAGCGCCAAGTCCATCGTCCGCATCCGCTTCGTCGAGCAGCAGCCGGTTTCGACCTGGACCCAAGCCGTGCCCAGCGAATACGGCTTCTATGCCAACGTCAATCCGGAGGTGGACCATCCGCGCTGGAGCCAGGCGAAAGAGCGCCGGCTCGGCGAGTTCTTCAAGCGGCCCACGCTGATGTTCAACGGTTACGCCGAACAGGTCGCCCATCTCTATGCCGGCATGGACCTCAAGACGTTCTTCTAG
- a CDS encoding citrate synthase has protein sequence MSNFAKLELNEGTVEVPVIEGTEGEKAIDITKLRAQTGYITLDPGYGNTGSCLSAITYIDGERGILRYRGIDIAELCEKSTFVEVSYLLIYGHLPTVEQYARFKEKIHHHSLIHEDMKSFFTSYPGHAHPMAILSSMVCSLSVYHPELLKPDQTIEERDETISRLLSKVRVLAAFAYKRSVGEAFVYTRPELDYISNFLHMMFTRPMRGYVPDELIRKVLDVLFIVHADHEQNCSTSTVRMVGSSKANLFAAISAGICALWGPLHGGANQAVIEMLEEIHRAGGCYKKFIERAKDKNDPYRLMGFGHRVYKSYDPRAQILKRYCDEVVNYLGIDDPILQIAKGLEEVALTDPYFIERKLYPNVDFYSGIIYRALKIPTNMFTVMFALGRLPGWIAHWKEMLEDPGMRIARPRQIYMGERLRPYVPIAQR, from the coding sequence ATGTCGAATTTTGCCAAACTTGAATTGAACGAAGGCACCGTGGAAGTCCCGGTCATCGAAGGCACCGAGGGCGAAAAAGCAATCGATATCACCAAGCTGCGCGCCCAAACCGGCTACATCACGCTCGATCCCGGCTACGGCAATACCGGCTCCTGCCTCTCTGCCATCACGTACATCGACGGCGAACGGGGCATTCTGCGCTATCGTGGGATCGACATCGCCGAACTTTGCGAGAAATCGACCTTCGTCGAAGTGAGTTATCTGCTGATCTACGGCCACCTGCCGACGGTGGAGCAGTACGCGAGATTCAAGGAGAAGATTCACCACCACTCGCTCATCCACGAGGACATGAAGAGCTTTTTCACCTCGTATCCCGGCCATGCCCATCCGATGGCGATCCTCTCCTCCATGGTCTGCTCGCTCTCGGTCTATCACCCCGAACTGCTGAAGCCGGACCAGACCATCGAGGAGCGCGACGAAACCATTTCCAGGCTGCTGTCCAAGGTGCGGGTGCTGGCCGCTTTCGCCTACAAGCGTTCGGTGGGCGAGGCCTTCGTCTATACCCGGCCGGAGCTGGACTACATCTCCAACTTCCTGCACATGATGTTCACCCGGCCGATGCGCGGCTATGTGCCGGACGAGCTGATCCGCAAGGTGCTGGACGTGCTGTTCATCGTCCACGCCGACCACGAGCAGAACTGCTCCACCTCGACCGTCCGCATGGTGGGTTCGTCCAAGGCGAACCTGTTCGCGGCGATTTCGGCCGGCATCTGCGCCCTGTGGGGACCGCTGCACGGCGGCGCCAACCAGGCCGTCATCGAGATGCTGGAGGAGATTCACCGGGCCGGCGGCTGCTACAAGAAATTCATCGAACGGGCCAAGGACAAGAATGACCCGTACCGGCTCATGGGCTTCGGCCACCGGGTTTACAAGAGCTACGACCCGCGCGCCCAGATTCTGAAAAGGTACTGCGATGAGGTGGTCAATTACCTCGGCATCGACGATCCGATCCTCCAGATCGCCAAGGGGCTGGAAGAGGTCGCTCTGACCGATCCTTATTTCATCGAGCGCAAGCTCTATCCCAACGTCGACTTCTATTCCGGGATCATCTACCGGGCGCTGAAGATTCCCACCAACATGTTCACGGTGATGTTCGCGCTCGGCCGGCTGCCGGGTTGGATCGCGCACTGGAAGGAAATGCTGGAAGATCCGGGCATGCGGATCGCCCGCCCGCGCCAGATTTACATGGGGGAAAGGCTGCGTCCCTACGTCCCCATCGCCCAACGGTGA
- a CDS encoding cation:proton antiporter, giving the protein MESFRTDLLLIALIAMLAPMLAELPKNFRMPIVVAEILLGIIAGPQVLHLAEPSLVVDALAHLGLTFLIFQVGMEIDLGKIGKRPLAMGALGWALSFGVAILCVLLFQAMGLIRLPLLLAAAALTTTALGILVPILRDCGDIDTEFGKYVVASGAIGELGPMFLLSFLAIPNDSNVLHTLFVLSFVAITLAAAYLAIRVRSSKVVDRLARSMQRSGQFPVRICIALQALLILLAGKFGLDIVMGALASGMVVGLASKGPGGEALRSKLDAIGYGFLVPIFFVTAGIRFDLGALWASPLVPVQIIILLALLILVRSVSLFVYRRSLSPADAIPFILYSATGLPLIVVITEIALSAGLMSPERAAVLVSAGMISVLAFPILANKLRTKLGLPA; this is encoded by the coding sequence GTGGAAAGCTTCCGGACCGACCTTTTGTTGATTGCACTCATCGCGATGCTCGCGCCCATGCTGGCGGAGTTGCCCAAGAACTTTCGGATGCCCATCGTCGTAGCGGAGATACTTCTGGGCATCATCGCTGGACCCCAGGTGCTGCACCTGGCGGAACCGTCCCTGGTAGTCGACGCCCTGGCCCATCTGGGCTTGACCTTTCTGATCTTCCAGGTCGGCATGGAGATCGATCTCGGGAAAATCGGAAAACGGCCACTGGCGATGGGGGCGCTCGGCTGGGCGCTGTCCTTCGGGGTTGCGATTCTCTGCGTGCTCCTGTTCCAGGCGATGGGGCTGATCCGCCTGCCACTGCTGCTGGCTGCCGCGGCATTGACCACCACTGCGCTGGGCATACTCGTGCCCATCCTGCGCGACTGTGGAGACATCGATACCGAATTCGGCAAGTACGTGGTGGCTTCGGGCGCGATCGGCGAGCTCGGTCCGATGTTTCTGCTGTCCTTCCTGGCGATTCCGAACGACAGCAATGTCCTCCACACCCTGTTCGTGCTTTCCTTCGTGGCGATCACCCTCGCCGCAGCCTACCTTGCCATCCGGGTCCGATCCTCGAAGGTGGTCGACCGCCTCGCCCGCTCCATGCAGCGCAGCGGCCAATTTCCCGTACGCATCTGCATTGCCCTGCAAGCGCTGCTGATCCTGCTCGCCGGCAAATTCGGGCTGGACATCGTCATGGGCGCGCTGGCCTCGGGCATGGTCGTGGGCCTCGCCAGCAAAGGACCCGGCGGCGAGGCGCTGCGATCCAAGCTCGACGCCATCGGATACGGCTTTCTCGTTCCCATCTTCTTCGTCACGGCCGGCATACGGTTCGATCTCGGCGCGCTCTGGGCAAGCCCCCTCGTGCCGGTCCAGATCATCATCCTGCTGGCATTGCTGATCCTGGTCCGGAGCGTTTCCTTGTTCGTCTATCGCCGCAGCCTGTCGCCCGCGGATGCCATCCCCTTCATCCTCTATTCCGCGACGGGATTGCCCCTGATCGTCGTGATCACCGAAATTGCCTTGTCAGCGGGCCTCATGTCCCCCGAACGTGCGGCCGTCCTGGTCAGTGCAGGCATGATCTCGGTACTGGCCTTCCCCATCCTGGCCAACAAGCTACGTACAAAACTCGGCTTGCCGGCATGA
- a CDS encoding GGDEF domain-containing protein has product MLRLTRKVFVDLSIWMIGFGLLIGLIFPFFALSLGIPSPFVLTPWFFAACIAAGFAVGAMNIALARSVVGERLRLLAERMSFVTSRLKGMAHGESAEKCTPDHCAIQVDSDDEIGDSTRAFNQLIEALALSIETETAVRTFTEMLVSELDVHQLTEQALALLLQHTGADGGAILIEADGEIRVAASQGIGSAHLLANNDRVRSALRTERRHMVKLPEDLVVDGMLAQFRPREVVIDPVLHKEVVLGAVVLASGQGFSAEDRNRLDVFERGLALALHNALLYHRLQTLAALDPLTGAYNRRFGMARLREEFQRAVRLNLPLGILMFDIDYFKRINDTYGHLAGDRVLARVAKTARSVLREGDVLIRYGGEEFIAVLPAASLHDLEYVSERLRHMVEDLVLMDGDQAIRATVSIGATAYPDTDVEDDTALVDRADKALYTAKSGGRNRVVVT; this is encoded by the coding sequence ATGCTCCGACTGACCCGCAAAGTCTTCGTCGACCTGTCGATCTGGATGATCGGCTTCGGCCTGTTGATCGGGCTGATTTTTCCGTTCTTCGCACTGAGTCTGGGGATTCCTTCCCCCTTCGTCCTGACGCCCTGGTTCTTCGCCGCCTGCATTGCCGCCGGATTCGCCGTGGGCGCGATGAACATCGCGCTGGCGCGTTCGGTCGTCGGCGAACGGCTGCGTCTGCTGGCGGAACGGATGAGTTTCGTCACAAGCCGGCTGAAAGGCATGGCGCACGGCGAGTCCGCCGAAAAATGCACCCCGGACCATTGTGCCATCCAGGTCGATTCCGACGACGAAATCGGCGACAGCACCCGGGCATTCAACCAGTTGATCGAGGCGCTGGCGCTTTCGATCGAAACCGAAACGGCCGTGCGTACCTTTACAGAGATGCTGGTCAGCGAGCTCGACGTGCATCAGCTGACCGAGCAGGCCTTGGCGCTCTTGCTGCAGCACACCGGCGCGGACGGCGGGGCGATCCTGATCGAGGCGGATGGCGAAATCCGGGTTGCCGCATCCCAGGGCATCGGCAGCGCTCACCTGCTGGCGAACAACGACCGCGTCCGCAGCGCCCTGCGCACTGAGCGCCGCCACATGGTGAAGCTGCCCGAGGACCTGGTGGTGGACGGGATGCTGGCGCAGTTCCGGCCGAGGGAAGTCGTCATCGACCCCGTGCTGCACAAGGAGGTCGTCCTCGGGGCGGTGGTGCTGGCCAGCGGCCAAGGCTTCAGTGCCGAAGACCGCAATCGCCTGGACGTCTTCGAGAGAGGTCTCGCGCTGGCATTGCACAATGCGCTCTTGTACCACCGATTGCAGACGCTGGCGGCGCTCGATCCCCTCACCGGTGCGTACAACCGGCGGTTCGGGATGGCCCGGCTGCGCGAGGAGTTCCAGCGGGCGGTTCGGCTGAACCTCCCGCTCGGCATCCTGATGTTCGACATCGACTATTTCAAACGGATCAACGACACCTACGGCCATCTGGCCGGCGACCGGGTCCTCGCCCGCGTCGCCAAGACCGCGCGCTCCGTGCTGCGGGAGGGCGACGTCCTGATCCGCTACGGCGGCGAGGAATTCATCGCAGTCCTGCCCGCCGCGTCACTGCACGACCTCGAATATGTCAGCGAGCGGTTGCGCCACATGGTGGAGGATCTGGTACTGATGGATGGCGACCAGGCGATACGCGCGACCGTCAGCATCGGAGCGACGGCGTATCCGGACACCGACGTGGAAGACGACACCGCCTTGGTCGACCGTGCCGACAAGGCGCTTTACACCGCGAAATCGGGCGGGCGCAACCGCGTGGTCGTCACCTGA
- a CDS encoding O-linked N-acetylglucosamine transferase, SPINDLY family protein produces the protein MNMHALSQLVCDWSYQDTWVQAMRDLLARGVSGKLAPFSLLSFPEMSAGEQRQCSELWLRDRIAASEEQRQARNFEFTPSGRMKLRIGYLSSDFHEHATAFLLVEMLELHDRARFEIFAYSYGPDDGKGMRQRLERTFDRFTDIEALTNEDAASLIHRDGIDILVDLKGYTRASRTMILTFRPAPIQVNYLGYPGTLGGDFADYIVTDPVLTPQESAEHYSEAFAYLPDSYQPHGCRGAVGEKPSRKDAGLPERGFVFCCFNQAYKITPVVFDIWCRLLAAVPGSVLWLLKNPSAEANLEREALRRGIAPARLVFADEKPQIEHLGRLQLADLMVDTWPYNAHTSASDALWAGVPIVTCMGETFPSRVAGSLLSAIGLPELITTELGDYHDLALELATQPERLARVNARLMANRLTTPLFDTPRYTRNLEALYQAMWQRYADGLAPGIIRLD, from the coding sequence ATGAACATGCACGCCCTCAGTCAGCTCGTCTGCGACTGGAGCTATCAGGACACCTGGGTCCAGGCAATGCGCGACCTGCTCGCCCGGGGGGTTTCCGGAAAACTGGCGCCGTTTTCCTTGCTGTCGTTCCCGGAGATGAGCGCCGGGGAGCAGCGGCAATGTTCCGAACTTTGGCTGCGGGACCGGATTGCCGCCAGCGAAGAGCAGCGGCAGGCCAGAAACTTCGAATTTACGCCTTCCGGCCGGATGAAGCTTCGCATCGGTTATCTCTCCTCGGACTTCCATGAACACGCGACCGCCTTCCTGCTGGTCGAAATGCTGGAGCTGCACGACCGGGCGCGGTTCGAAATCTTCGCCTACTCCTATGGACCCGACGACGGCAAGGGGATGCGGCAACGGCTGGAGCGCACCTTCGACCGCTTCACCGACATCGAGGCCTTGACGAACGAAGACGCGGCGAGTCTCATTCACCGCGACGGCATCGATATCCTGGTTGACCTGAAAGGTTACACCCGTGCCAGCCGCACCATGATCCTGACCTTCCGTCCCGCACCGATTCAGGTCAACTATCTCGGCTATCCCGGCACACTCGGCGGCGATTTCGCCGATTACATCGTGACCGACCCGGTGCTGACGCCACAGGAAAGCGCGGAGCACTACAGCGAAGCCTTCGCCTACCTGCCGGACAGCTACCAACCCCACGGCTGCCGGGGCGCGGTCGGCGAAAAACCCAGCCGCAAGGACGCCGGACTGCCGGAACGAGGTTTCGTGTTCTGCTGCTTCAACCAGGCCTACAAGATCACCCCCGTGGTTTTCGACATCTGGTGCCGGCTGCTGGCGGCCGTCCCCGGCAGCGTGCTGTGGCTGTTGAAAAATCCGTCGGCGGAAGCCAACCTCGAACGCGAGGCGCTGCGGCGCGGCATCGCTCCGGCACGCCTGGTGTTTGCCGACGAAAAGCCGCAGATCGAGCACCTGGGCCGATTGCAACTGGCCGATCTGATGGTCGACACCTGGCCCTACAACGCCCACACCTCGGCCAGCGACGCCTTGTGGGCCGGCGTCCCGATCGTCACCTGCATGGGCGAGACCTTTCCCTCGCGGGTTGCGGGCAGCCTGCTCTCCGCCATCGGCCTGCCCGAATTGATCACCACGGAGCTCGGGGACTACCATGACCTGGCCCTGGAACTGGCAACCCAGCCGGAGCGCCTGGCCCGCGTGAACGCCAGGCTGATGGCGAACCGGCTCACCACGCCGCTATTCGACACCCCTCGCTATACGCGCAACCTGGAAGCGCTTTACCAGGCGATGTGGCAGCGGTATGCCGATGGCCTAGCGCCGGGCATCATTCGCCTGGATTGA
- the htpG gene encoding molecular chaperone HtpG, with product MTVAENRVTLGFEAEVKQLLHLMIHSLYGNKEIFLRELISNASDAADKLRFSALGNEALYEGDSRLRVRIEFDKAARTLSISDNGIGMTREEVQHNIGTIARSGTKQFFESLTGDESKDSQLIGQFGVGFYSAFIVADKVVLETRKAGTPAEEGVRWESAGEGNYTLESATRTEHGTRVTLHLREGEDEFLDGWKLRSIVRKFSDHISLPIEMLREAGEPKEGEETPAEVWETVNSASALWAKNRDEITDEAYNEFYKHVSHDFQEPLARVHSRVEGTNEYTLLLYIPKHAPFDLWDRDSKRGVKLYVRKVFVMEDSDKLMPRYLRFVRGVIDSDTLPLNVSREILQENKQLEKIRGGAVKKVLGLLEDLATNEPDKYKEFWGHFGQVLKEGIIEDFANKDRIAKLLRFSSTHTDSEDPTVSLDDYIGRMQEGQDKIYFVSAESFGAAKNSPHLEIFRKKGIEVLLLSDRIDEWLVGYLTEYQGKSLQSVARGDLDLGALEGEEEKAEAEAEKEEFAPLTERLKKALEAKVSDVRLSHRLTDSPACLISESYGISRTMERIMKTAGQDVPGSKPILEINPHHGLIARLKTETEDARFQDLASVLFDQAVLAEGGQLDNPAAFVHKLNGLLQSLL from the coding sequence ATGACAGTCGCCGAAAATCGAGTGACCCTGGGCTTCGAAGCCGAGGTCAAGCAACTGCTCCATCTGATGATCCACTCCTTGTATGGCAACAAGGAGATTTTCCTGCGCGAATTGATTTCCAATGCATCCGATGCGGCCGACAAGCTGCGCTTCAGCGCGCTCGGCAACGAAGCGCTGTACGAGGGCGACAGCCGGCTGCGGGTGCGGATCGAGTTCGACAAGGCCGCCCGCACCTTGAGCATCAGCGACAACGGCATCGGGATGACGCGCGAGGAGGTGCAGCACAACATCGGGACCATCGCCCGCTCGGGCACCAAGCAGTTCTTCGAATCGCTGACCGGTGACGAGAGCAAGGACAGCCAGTTGATCGGCCAGTTCGGCGTGGGTTTCTACTCCGCCTTCATCGTCGCCGACAAGGTGGTGCTGGAAACCCGCAAGGCCGGCACGCCGGCCGAGGAAGGCGTGCGCTGGGAATCCGCCGGCGAAGGCAATTACACCCTGGAGTCTGCGACGCGGACCGAACACGGCACCCGCGTGACCCTGCATCTGCGCGAAGGGGAGGACGAGTTCCTGGATGGCTGGAAGCTGCGCTCGATCGTCCGCAAATTCTCCGACCACATCTCCCTGCCCATCGAAATGCTGCGGGAAGCCGGCGAGCCCAAGGAAGGCGAGGAAACGCCGGCCGAGGTGTGGGAGACGGTCAACAGCGCCTCCGCGCTGTGGGCCAAGAACCGCGACGAGATCACCGACGAGGCCTACAACGAGTTCTACAAACACGTCTCGCACGATTTCCAGGAACCCCTGGCCCGCGTCCACAGCCGGGTCGAGGGCACCAACGAATATACCTTGCTGCTTTACATCCCCAAGCACGCGCCGTTCGACCTGTGGGACCGCGATTCCAAGCGCGGCGTGAAGCTCTACGTCCGCAAGGTCTTCGTCATGGAGGACTCGGACAAGCTGATGCCGCGCTACCTGCGCTTCGTCCGCGGCGTGATCGATTCCGACACCCTGCCGCTCAATGTCTCGCGTGAAATTCTCCAGGAAAACAAGCAGCTGGAGAAAATTCGCGGCGGCGCGGTGAAGAAAGTGCTGGGGCTGCTGGAAGATCTGGCCACCAACGAGCCGGACAAGTACAAGGAATTCTGGGGCCATTTCGGCCAGGTGCTCAAGGAAGGCATCATCGAGGACTTCGCCAACAAGGACCGCATCGCCAAGCTGCTGCGCTTCAGCTCCACCCACACGGACAGCGAGGACCCGACGGTTTCCCTGGACGACTACATCGGCCGGATGCAGGAAGGCCAGGACAAAATCTATTTCGTCTCGGCCGAGAGCTTCGGCGCCGCCAAAAACAGCCCGCACCTGGAAATCTTCCGCAAGAAGGGCATCGAGGTGCTGCTGCTGAGCGACCGCATCGACGAATGGCTGGTCGGCTACCTGACCGAGTACCAGGGCAAGTCGCTGCAATCGGTGGCGCGGGGCGACCTGGACCTGGGCGCGCTGGAAGGCGAGGAAGAAAAAGCCGAAGCGGAGGCCGAGAAGGAAGAGTTCGCGCCGCTGACGGAACGGCTGAAAAAGGCACTGGAGGCCAAGGTAAGCGACGTGCGTCTGAGCCACCGACTCACTGATTCACCGGCCTGTTTGATCTCGGAATCCTATGGCATCAGCCGGACCATGGAACGGATCATGAAGACCGCGGGCCAAGACGTCCCCGGCAGCAAGCCGATCCTGGAGATCAATCCGCACCACGGCCTGATCGCACGCCTGAAGACGGAAACCGAGGATGCCCGATTCCAGGACCTGGCTTCCGTCCTGTTCGACCAGGCCGTGCTGGCCGAGGGCGGCCAGCTCGATAACCCTGCGGCATTCGTGCACAAGCTGAACGGTTTGCTGCAGAGCCTGCTCTGA